In Vibrio tritonius, the following are encoded in one genomic region:
- a CDS encoding HlyD family type I secretion periplasmic adaptor subunit translates to MTSKNHKDLSNNELEFVDDQTGALLLNTPTHARLLLWVVATFFVIAIIWASWAQIDQVTAGIGKVVPSSQIQVVQNLEGGLVKSILVREGQSVTKGQQLLLIDDTRFRSDFREREQQISNLSASVMQLAASIHSIEINEKATGDEWEDSVLIHFSKLVFPYSMIEAQPALVKRHQDEYKNDLEGLRNQISAMTQQVKQKQQDLIEAQARVKNLQQGYEFAREEMEITKPLAEEGVVPQLEFLKLQRQVNDNKRELTSAKLKIPLLQAAIQESKLNRINTALKFRSEQQDLLNQAEDSLSAMSESSVGLEDRVNRTVVVSPVTGTIKTLNVNTVGGVIQPGMDIVEIVPTEDTLLVEAKIAPKDIAFLRPGLDAIVKFSAYDFVRYGGLSGKLEHISADTSEDEEGNSYYLVRIRTNETSFDEDNTLPIIPGMTTSVDIITGKRTVIDYLLKPILNAQHTALRE, encoded by the coding sequence ATGACATCAAAGAACCATAAAGACTTATCTAACAATGAATTAGAGTTTGTCGATGATCAAACTGGAGCATTATTACTTAATACTCCTACCCATGCTCGCTTGTTGTTATGGGTGGTCGCTACGTTCTTTGTAATAGCAATCATATGGGCTAGTTGGGCGCAAATCGATCAAGTGACAGCAGGAATAGGGAAAGTAGTACCTTCGTCACAAATTCAGGTGGTGCAAAATTTGGAAGGGGGTTTAGTAAAAAGTATCTTAGTGAGAGAAGGACAATCCGTAACGAAAGGGCAACAGTTACTTCTTATTGACGATACTCGATTTAGATCAGACTTCCGTGAACGAGAGCAACAAATCTCGAACTTATCAGCCAGCGTTATGCAATTAGCTGCCTCGATACACAGTATCGAAATTAACGAAAAGGCCACAGGTGATGAATGGGAAGACAGCGTGTTAATCCATTTCTCTAAATTGGTGTTCCCCTATTCCATGATCGAGGCTCAGCCTGCATTAGTTAAACGCCATCAAGACGAATATAAAAACGATCTCGAAGGATTACGCAACCAAATTTCAGCAATGACCCAACAAGTCAAACAAAAGCAACAGGATTTAATTGAGGCTCAAGCAAGAGTCAAAAACCTCCAACAAGGCTATGAATTTGCAAGAGAAGAGATGGAAATCACTAAACCTTTAGCTGAGGAAGGCGTAGTTCCGCAACTAGAGTTCCTAAAACTCCAACGACAAGTCAATGATAATAAGAGAGAACTAACTTCTGCCAAACTTAAAATTCCTCTTTTACAAGCCGCGATTCAAGAATCAAAGTTAAATAGAATCAATACCGCTTTAAAATTTAGATCAGAACAACAAGATTTATTAAACCAGGCGGAAGACTCCCTGTCTGCCATGTCTGAATCAAGTGTCGGACTCGAAGATAGGGTTAATCGAACCGTTGTTGTCTCACCCGTAACTGGGACAATTAAAACATTAAATGTCAATACGGTTGGTGGTGTTATTCAACCAGGAATGGACATTGTTGAAATTGTTCCTACTGAAGATACGCTGCTTGTTGAGGCTAAAATAGCGCCCAAAGATATTGCGTTCTTGCGACCAGGACTTGATGCTATTGTTAAATTCAGCGCTTATGACTTTGTTAGGTATGGAGGCTTAAGCGGAAAACTTGAACATATTAGCGCGGATACTAGTGAGGACGAAGAGGGAAACAGCTACTACTTGGTTAGAATCCGTACCAACGAAACCTCCTTTGACGAAGATAATACGTTACCAATAATCCCAGGCATGACGACATCGGTCGATATTATTACAGGGAAAAGAACGGTAATAGATTACCTCTTAAAACCCATATTAAATGCTCAACATACAGCGCTTAGGGAGTAA
- a CDS encoding type I secretion system permease/ATPase, with protein MHDPLLSSLIYVSRYYGLANSPEALISGLPLANGKLTPQLFPRASERAGLIAKENQGSLNNISSLLFPVILILKNNESCVLISKDDASQSVEIVTQGSDNIPISTSLENLEERYAGSYFMVKKSFHYDQRSPEILKSNHNHWLWGTLWKSKHIYRDVLIGSFILNIFAIAPPIFTRIVYDKVVPNLAFETLWVLASGVVIIFAFEFLLKTLRNYFIDIAGKKSDVLISSRLFSKVMDVRMESRPQSIGAFARHLQEFESIREFFTSTTISTLIDLPFALLFLGLIWIMAGNLVLVPIIGIGVLIIYAFLIQAPLRRAIEEGSRLASQKYANLIESLGGLETIKLFGAQSQFQYLWEESVTHMANWSIKSRKIIDGIQSFANLVQQMVNIGMVILGVYLISDGSLTMGGLIAATMLSSRAIGPLVQLSLLSARYNQAKSSMIMVNQVIELPAEQEEGKKYIHRPIIQGKIQFDDVSFKYPNSDITSIKKVSFTINPGEKVAIIGRIGSGKTSIQRLLMGLYKPTQGHVRIDDTDIEQLHHIDVRRNIGCVTQDSTLFYGTIRDNIALGRPLADDRDILDAANKAGVTSFTQQDPAGLQRQVGEGGNLLSGGQRQSIAIARAFLGSPPVLVLDEPTSAMDNRSELMIKRHLARLDKRDTLVLITHKMSMLDIVDRVIVMEKGSIVADGEKEAVLNQLKTGSTAPVSD; from the coding sequence ATGCATGACCCTTTGCTCAGTTCGCTTATTTATGTCAGTCGTTATTATGGTTTAGCAAACTCCCCAGAAGCTCTAATTAGTGGGCTTCCCCTAGCAAATGGGAAATTAACACCACAACTTTTTCCAAGAGCATCAGAGCGTGCTGGACTTATAGCAAAGGAAAATCAAGGTTCGTTAAACAATATATCGAGCTTGTTATTTCCTGTGATACTTATTCTTAAGAACAATGAATCCTGTGTTTTAATAAGCAAAGACGATGCATCACAATCTGTCGAAATCGTCACACAAGGTTCTGACAATATCCCAATATCCACGTCTCTTGAAAATCTTGAAGAACGTTATGCTGGTTCTTACTTCATGGTGAAAAAAAGCTTTCACTACGACCAGCGCTCCCCCGAAATTTTAAAATCTAATCATAATCACTGGCTTTGGGGAACACTTTGGAAATCTAAACATATCTATCGAGACGTGCTTATAGGGTCTTTCATACTTAATATTTTTGCTATTGCCCCACCTATATTTACTCGAATCGTTTATGACAAAGTTGTGCCTAATCTTGCATTTGAAACTTTGTGGGTTTTAGCCAGTGGTGTGGTCATCATATTTGCTTTTGAATTTCTATTAAAAACACTGAGAAATTATTTTATCGATATTGCGGGAAAGAAATCAGATGTTCTTATATCCTCTCGATTATTTAGTAAAGTGATGGATGTTAGAATGGAGTCCCGCCCTCAATCCATAGGTGCCTTTGCTCGACATTTACAAGAATTTGAATCTATTAGGGAATTTTTCACTTCAACGACGATTTCAACATTAATTGATCTTCCATTTGCACTACTTTTCCTTGGGCTTATTTGGATTATGGCAGGCAACCTAGTTTTAGTGCCGATTATAGGAATAGGAGTGCTCATAATATACGCCTTCTTAATCCAAGCTCCCCTTCGACGTGCAATAGAAGAAGGCTCCCGCCTAGCCTCTCAGAAATACGCTAATTTAATCGAAAGCCTTGGTGGACTGGAAACGATAAAATTATTTGGCGCTCAAAGCCAATTCCAATATCTATGGGAAGAGTCCGTCACTCATATGGCGAACTGGAGTATAAAAAGCAGAAAGATTATCGATGGCATACAGAGTTTCGCCAATCTCGTACAGCAGATGGTCAATATCGGTATGGTCATATTGGGTGTATATCTTATATCTGACGGTAGCTTAACCATGGGGGGGCTCATTGCAGCAACAATGCTAAGTAGTCGTGCTATTGGTCCGTTAGTACAGCTTTCGTTGCTCTCTGCTCGATATAACCAAGCAAAATCGTCAATGATCATGGTAAATCAAGTGATAGAACTCCCCGCCGAGCAAGAAGAGGGGAAAAAGTATATCCACCGCCCAATTATTCAAGGCAAGATTCAGTTTGATGATGTCAGCTTTAAATATCCTAATTCCGATATTACCTCCATTAAAAAAGTGTCTTTCACCATTAATCCCGGCGAAAAAGTGGCGATTATCGGTCGCATAGGGTCAGGGAAAACGAGTATTCAGCGCTTACTCATGGGTTTGTATAAACCAACCCAAGGACATGTTCGTATTGACGATACAGACATAGAACAACTGCATCATATTGATGTGAGGCGCAATATTGGGTGTGTTACGCAAGACAGTACGCTGTTCTACGGCACCATCAGAGATAATATCGCTTTAGGCCGCCCACTCGCCGACGACCGTGACATTTTAGATGCAGCAAACAAAGCTGGTGTGACATCTTTTACTCAACAAGATCCTGCAGGGTTACAACGACAAGTTGGCGAAGGCGGTAACCTTCTATCGGGAGGGCAGCGGCAGTCAATTGCAATCGCAAGGGCTTTCTTAGGCTCTCCTCCCGTTCTTGTCTTAGACGAACCCACCAGCGCCATGGATAATCGTTCGGAGTTAATGATCAAACGCCATCTTGCACGACTTGATAAAAGAGATACCTTAGTGTTGATTACACATAAAATGTCTATGCTTGACATTGTTGACCGGGTAATTGTTATGGAAAAAGGCAGCATCGTGGCAGATGGAGAGAAAGAAGCGGTATTGAACCAATTGAAAACGGGGAGCACTGCCCCCGTTAGTGATTAA
- a CDS encoding transglutaminase-like cysteine peptidase: MLRWLIVIFITILPLGSIALTTKEQQWVNTVTTIYGTRAGMRVEAWRKEVKQSTNLADKQKLTNINRFFNQLYFVNDIVLWGKKDYWATPLEFLGSNAGDCEDFTIAKYFSLRELGIPDEKMRLVYVKAIELNQFHMVLAYYETPNSQPLILDNIDKRILPASKRPDLLPIYSFNGSKLWLMKTKNGQLAGNSSKLSVWNDLRAREQSQKLNKPIVNYDE; encoded by the coding sequence ATGTTGCGTTGGTTAATCGTCATATTTATCACAATACTACCACTGGGGTCGATTGCTCTGACCACAAAGGAACAGCAATGGGTAAATACCGTTACAACAATCTATGGCACCAGAGCCGGAATGAGAGTGGAAGCGTGGCGTAAAGAGGTTAAGCAATCAACAAACTTAGCTGACAAACAGAAACTAACTAACATAAATCGATTTTTTAATCAGTTATATTTTGTAAATGACATCGTGCTGTGGGGAAAAAAAGATTACTGGGCAACACCGCTTGAGTTTTTAGGTAGTAACGCAGGCGATTGCGAAGATTTCACAATCGCTAAATATTTTTCTCTGCGCGAACTTGGAATACCTGATGAAAAAATGAGGCTTGTTTATGTAAAGGCAATTGAGCTTAATCAATTCCACATGGTACTGGCTTATTATGAGACTCCAAATTCACAGCCACTGATTTTAGACAATATAGATAAAAGAATATTGCCAGCATCAAAAAGGCCAGACCTATTACCTATATACAGCTTTAATGGTAGTAAGTTGTGGTTGATGAAAACAAAAAATGGTCAATTGGCGGGTAACTCCTCCAAACTAAGTGTTTGGAACGATCTACGAGCTCGTGAACAATCGCAGAAGTTAAATAAACCAATAGTGAATTATGATGAGTAA
- a CDS encoding YajD family HNH nuclease, whose protein sequence is MSSDHYGTSARYARKEANYREKALKVYPWVCARCAREFDYSNLSELTVHHKDHDHTNNPEDGSNWELLCIYCHDHEHSKYLDYERYGSEITPGEVEHKGATYNPFADLAKMMKK, encoded by the coding sequence ATGTCATCAGACCATTATGGAACCAGTGCTCGTTACGCACGTAAAGAAGCAAACTACCGTGAGAAAGCACTCAAAGTTTACCCTTGGGTGTGTGCAAGGTGCGCTAGAGAGTTTGACTATTCCAATCTCAGTGAATTAACGGTTCACCACAAAGATCATGACCATACCAATAATCCCGAAGATGGCAGCAACTGGGAGTTGTTGTGTATTTATTGCCACGATCACGAGCATAGTAAATACCTAGACTATGAACGTTACGGTAGCGAAATAACGCCCGGAGAAGTTGAACACAAAGGGGCGACGTATAACCCATTTGCTGATTTAGCCAAGATGATGAAGAAATGA
- a CDS encoding methyl-accepting chemotaxis protein has protein sequence MFFGRKNNNKNEDTVTNSRDRNVLNSIKDCVAVIEFDVKGNIVDANNLFLSAMGYTLDEIKGKHHRIFCSEKDSASPEYTKHWSELGQGFSKAGTFKRFNKSGELVVIEATYFPIVESGVVTGVMKIASDITQQYIEAERVKDVSTALNRVYAVIEFSTDGTVLNANDIFLAGLGYSLNEIVGQHHRIFCDDEFYQENPLFWQHLANGNANSGRFKRFTKSGAVIWIQASYCPIVNESGEVYKVVKFAVDVTDIVEREKVISDAAYIAYSTAVETAQVASQGNDALNKCVNLSGEMEQGVQESFSKLENLDGLANEVAKIVKTISEIADQTNLLALNAAIEAARAGEQGRGFAVVADEVRQLAIKTSKSTEEISSVVSKNVSLTKDVTATIKSVSHVSTDTNNHLTEVASIMNEIHKGAEDVSGAVSALHLNE, from the coding sequence ATGTTCTTCGGAAGGAAAAATAACAATAAAAATGAAGACACAGTTACAAACAGCCGAGATCGGAATGTTCTTAACTCAATTAAAGATTGCGTAGCGGTTATTGAGTTTGATGTTAAAGGGAACATTGTGGATGCCAATAATTTGTTCCTTTCTGCAATGGGTTACACGCTGGATGAAATAAAAGGTAAACATCATCGTATCTTTTGTTCGGAGAAAGACAGTGCTTCACCAGAGTACACTAAGCACTGGTCTGAGCTTGGTCAAGGCTTCTCCAAAGCGGGAACATTTAAGCGATTCAACAAATCAGGCGAGCTTGTTGTGATTGAAGCTACGTATTTCCCGATAGTGGAGTCTGGCGTTGTTACTGGGGTAATGAAGATTGCGTCTGACATTACTCAGCAATATATAGAGGCTGAGAGAGTTAAAGATGTCTCAACTGCGCTTAATCGAGTTTATGCTGTAATTGAGTTTTCAACCGATGGAACCGTGCTAAATGCCAACGATATTTTCTTGGCAGGTTTAGGTTACTCACTGAATGAAATCGTTGGTCAGCACCATCGGATATTTTGTGACGATGAGTTCTATCAAGAGAATCCGCTGTTTTGGCAACACTTAGCAAACGGTAACGCTAATTCAGGCCGTTTTAAACGCTTCACTAAAAGCGGTGCTGTTATTTGGATTCAAGCCTCATATTGCCCGATAGTAAATGAATCAGGAGAAGTTTATAAAGTCGTTAAATTTGCAGTAGATGTAACCGACATAGTCGAAAGAGAAAAAGTGATCTCAGATGCTGCTTATATCGCCTATAGTACAGCAGTAGAAACTGCCCAAGTGGCAAGTCAGGGTAATGATGCGTTAAATAAATGCGTAAATTTATCAGGCGAAATGGAACAAGGCGTTCAGGAATCCTTTTCTAAATTAGAAAATTTAGATGGTTTAGCCAATGAAGTTGCTAAAATTGTGAAAACAATCAGTGAAATCGCAGATCAAACTAACTTGCTTGCTTTAAATGCCGCTATTGAAGCAGCGCGAGCAGGTGAGCAAGGTCGAGGTTTTGCGGTGGTTGCCGATGAAGTTAGACAGCTAGCGATAAAAACATCCAAATCAACAGAAGAAATTAGTAGTGTTGTTAGTAAGAATGTTTCTCTGACGAAAGATGTTACGGCTACTATCAAGAGCGTTTCTCACGTTTCCACTGATACCAATAATCACTTAACCGAGGTTGCTTCCATCATGAATGAGATTCATAAGGGGGCTGAAGACGTATCAGGTGCTGTGAGTGCTCTTCATCTAAATGAGTAG
- a CDS encoding bifunctional diguanylate cyclase/phosphodiesterase: protein MTLYKQLMTGILSILVVLMLIVFSIELKTICSHLEQQQRSEVNNTINTVGLALAPYLEAKDQVAVESVINALFDGSSYSLVRLKFLDTQDEIIREYPTKPTDVPQWFSNLRFFHPIEQKTIITSGWLQLAEVEIVSHPGSIYSQLWTAFIRLAISFIIVAALSLATTAFIIHQALKPLRNIVDKMSAIAQNRFTDPLPLPPTKDLNAVVKGINTMSSKVEHYFQSQATEAQALREKAYIDPTSKLGNRAYFMNQLSSWLNDKTNGGAAIYQSHQIKELYDTKGYQAGDEMVKSLSSLFSAKLAYDNITIARISQSEFGFIFPNYEEEKVHEEAVKIIECAQEVHSDPTGISVNDDPLGVIYNHSKSQSTSSEILSLIDNAISEANSNPEQSYGYLSNDTDQTTFGKRQWKELVEQAIFNNWIQFRFQSAKNINGELFHKEVFSAIDNGSERYTANQYLFALEQLDASQLLDKYVISKTLETARADKNSGIYAINIAQNSIEQPGFIHWISSQLERYSDVSDRIHFELPESCFIFAKDHAKLFCDIVRKSGSDFGVDNYGRHFKSLDYINNFRPRYVKLDYLFTQHLDDERQTHMLSSISKAAHNLGLVTIASRVETQDQLNILSDNFVDAFQGFIIK, encoded by the coding sequence ATGACATTATATAAACAATTGATGACCGGAATTCTATCGATACTTGTGGTGTTGATGCTCATTGTTTTTTCTATTGAGCTAAAAACCATTTGTAGTCACTTGGAACAACAACAAAGGTCGGAAGTAAATAATACAATAAATACTGTTGGCTTAGCCCTTGCTCCTTACTTAGAAGCTAAAGACCAAGTTGCTGTAGAATCAGTAATTAATGCGCTTTTTGATGGAAGTAGCTACTCGTTAGTACGCCTCAAATTTCTTGATACTCAGGATGAAATTATTAGAGAGTATCCAACCAAACCAACCGACGTACCACAATGGTTTTCAAACCTACGTTTTTTCCATCCAATAGAGCAAAAAACCATCATCACCAGTGGATGGCTACAGTTAGCTGAAGTTGAAATAGTAAGTCATCCAGGGAGCATCTATAGCCAACTATGGACGGCATTTATTCGTTTAGCTATTTCATTCATCATTGTTGCAGCGCTCAGCCTAGCAACCACAGCATTTATAATTCATCAAGCTTTGAAACCGTTGCGAAATATCGTAGATAAAATGTCTGCTATTGCTCAAAATAGGTTTACGGATCCACTACCACTTCCACCAACAAAAGACTTGAATGCCGTAGTTAAAGGCATTAATACGATGTCGAGTAAAGTTGAGCATTATTTTCAATCACAAGCTACTGAAGCTCAGGCATTGCGAGAAAAAGCGTATATAGATCCTACTTCCAAATTAGGTAATCGCGCTTATTTTATGAATCAATTGAGCTCTTGGTTGAATGATAAAACGAACGGTGGTGCCGCTATTTATCAATCACACCAAATTAAAGAACTCTACGATACAAAGGGTTACCAAGCAGGAGATGAAATGGTCAAATCACTATCGTCTCTGTTCTCTGCAAAACTAGCGTACGATAACATTACTATTGCTCGTATTTCCCAAAGTGAATTTGGTTTTATTTTCCCCAATTACGAAGAGGAAAAAGTGCACGAAGAAGCGGTTAAAATTATAGAATGCGCGCAAGAAGTTCATTCAGATCCAACAGGAATATCGGTCAATGATGATCCGCTCGGTGTGATTTATAATCACAGTAAATCACAAAGCACAAGTAGTGAAATTTTGTCTCTGATTGATAACGCGATTTCAGAAGCAAATTCAAATCCTGAACAGTCATATGGTTACCTATCAAACGACACAGACCAAACAACCTTCGGGAAAAGACAATGGAAGGAGCTTGTTGAACAGGCGATATTTAATAACTGGATTCAATTCCGTTTTCAATCTGCAAAAAATATCAATGGTGAACTGTTTCACAAAGAAGTATTTTCAGCCATAGATAATGGTTCAGAAAGATATACAGCAAACCAGTACCTTTTTGCATTAGAACAACTTGATGCTAGTCAACTACTTGATAAGTACGTTATTAGCAAAACATTAGAAACAGCGAGAGCAGATAAGAACTCAGGAATATATGCCATTAATATTGCACAAAATAGTATAGAACAACCCGGCTTTATTCATTGGATCAGTAGTCAGTTAGAACGCTATAGTGATGTGAGTGATAGAATACATTTTGAACTCCCTGAAAGCTGTTTTATTTTCGCTAAAGACCATGCAAAGCTGTTCTGTGATATTGTCAGAAAATCTGGTTCTGATTTTGGTGTAGATAACTATGGTCGTCATTTTAAATCTCTCGATTACATCAATAACTTTAGACCGCGTTATGTCAAGCTAGATTATTTGTTCACTCAGCATTTAGATGATGAAAGACAAACACATATGCTGTCATCTATTTCAAAAGCTGCTCACAATTTAGGTTTGGTGACCATTGCATCTCGTGTCGAAACTCAAGATCAGCTAAATATACTATCTGATAACTTTGTCGATGCATTTCAGGGATTTATAATAAAATAA
- a CDS encoding DEAD/DEAH box helicase, producing MTETTPQATFASLGLIPTLIERLDVLEYHQPTPIQSHVIPHILNGRDIVGGANTGSGKTAAFALPILQKVLQEEAQPRRGNFVSHLILVPTRELASQVAYSVKSYSYHVREKVKTTALFGGVSVNPQMLALRGGSDIVVATPGRLLDLVSSNALKLDHVKTLVLDEADRMLSLGFTDELNKILALLPQKKQTLLFSATFPEKVTSLAQNLLHDPIEIQLQSADASTLVQRVFSVNKGQKTAVLAHLIKQHQWRQTLIFVNAKNACNHLAQKLSKRGITAEVFHGDQGQGARTRVLDAFKSGEIQVLIATDIAARGLDIEKLPVVINFDLPRSPADYMHRIGRSGRAGEIGLGLSLIDYDDYHHFKVIEKKNKFQLEREQVEGFEVEDDQSEAYFLPMTPRAKPAGTGKKKKKRKQDNG from the coding sequence ATGACCGAAACAACTCCGCAAGCAACATTTGCCAGCCTTGGCCTGATTCCAACCTTAATCGAGCGTCTCGATGTGTTGGAATATCACCAGCCGACTCCGATTCAATCTCATGTTATTCCTCATATTTTAAATGGAAGAGACATAGTTGGTGGTGCCAATACGGGTTCCGGTAAAACAGCGGCGTTCGCACTGCCTATTTTGCAAAAAGTATTGCAAGAAGAAGCGCAGCCTCGCCGTGGAAATTTTGTGTCACATCTTATTTTAGTGCCAACCCGTGAACTGGCTTCGCAAGTGGCGTACAGCGTGAAATCTTACTCGTACCATGTGCGCGAAAAGGTAAAAACGACGGCTCTGTTTGGCGGTGTATCGGTCAATCCGCAAATGTTAGCACTACGCGGTGGCAGTGATATTGTTGTGGCGACTCCGGGTCGCTTGTTGGATCTAGTCTCCAGCAACGCGTTAAAGTTAGACCACGTGAAAACTCTAGTTCTCGATGAAGCCGACCGCATGTTGAGCCTTGGCTTTACTGATGAACTCAATAAGATTCTGGCCTTACTGCCACAGAAGAAACAGACGCTGCTGTTCTCGGCAACTTTCCCTGAAAAAGTGACCAGCCTTGCTCAGAACCTACTGCACGACCCGATTGAGATTCAATTGCAAAGTGCGGATGCCAGTACCTTAGTGCAGCGAGTGTTTAGTGTTAACAAGGGGCAGAAAACCGCTGTGCTAGCTCACCTCATCAAGCAGCATCAATGGCGTCAAACGTTGATCTTTGTTAACGCTAAAAACGCCTGTAACCACCTAGCGCAAAAGCTGTCAAAGCGCGGCATTACGGCCGAAGTTTTCCATGGTGATCAAGGGCAAGGTGCTCGTACCCGTGTACTTGACGCGTTTAAATCTGGTGAGATTCAAGTGCTGATTGCGACCGATATCGCCGCGCGTGGCCTTGATATTGAAAAATTACCTGTGGTAATTAACTTTGACTTACCACGGAGCCCCGCTGACTACATGCACCGAATTGGTCGCAGTGGTCGTGCTGGCGAAATCGGCCTTGGGTTATCACTGATTGATTACGATGATTATCACCACTTCAAAGTGATTGAAAAGAAAAACAAGTTCCAGCTTGAGCGTGAGCAGGTTGAAGGGTTTGAAGTAGAAGACGATCAAAGCGAAGCCTACTTTTTACCGATGACTCCCAGAGCAAAACCGGCTGGTACAGGTAAAAAGAAGAAAAAGCGTAAGCAAGATAACGGATAA